A DNA window from Engystomops pustulosus chromosome 6, aEngPut4.maternal, whole genome shotgun sequence contains the following coding sequences:
- the LOC140064267 gene encoding uncharacterized protein, with the protein MDPESDYMKSQGLSSAVINTLKASRKPVTFAIYHKIWKKFCSFCADNPPCQSNPNILQVLNFLQKGLELGLSTSTLKVQVSALSAFFDQPLIEHRWVKRFILAASRLKPQVLKRTSSWDLSLVLNALIKEPFEPISSASVKNLTLKTVFLVAITSARRLGELQAISIKEPYMRVLDDRIILTLDPNFIPKVVSEFHRGQEIILPSFCKNPSSEREREWHTLDGKNKGRKASKATIARWLRMAISSCYDIQEIPVPSGIRAHSTRAVSTSWAEKRGASLEQICKAATWTSSSTFSKHYRLDLPSSKDLSFGRKVLQAVIPP; encoded by the exons atggatcctgaatCGGACTATATGAAGTCCCAAGGACTATCCTCTGCTGTTATAAAcaccctgaaggcaagtagaaaacctgtaacttttgccatttatcacaagatttggaaaaagttttgttCTTTCTGTGCAGATAATCCACCATGTCAATCTAACCCCAATATTTTGCAGGTTCTTAACTTCCTTcaaaagggtttggagttgggaCTTTCCACAAGTACTCTAAAGGTCCAGGTATCAGCCCTAAGTGCGTTCTTCGATCAACCcctcatcgagcacaggtgggtgAAAAGATTCATTCTAGCAGCCTCTAGATTAAAACCCCAGGTCCTTAAAAGGACTTCTTCATGGGATCTTTCTCTGGTCTTAAATGCTTTAATTAAGGAGCCTTTTGAACCAATTTCTTCTGCTAGTGTAAAAAACCTGACACTAAAAACAGTTTTCCTGGTAGCAATCACCTCAGCACGGAGATTAGGTGAACTCCAGGCAATTTCTATCAAGGAACCCTATATGAGGGTTCTTGATGATAGAATTATTCTCACACTGGACCCAAATTTCATCCCAAAGGTGGTCTCGGAGTTCCATAGAGGTCAAGAGATCATATTACCTTCCTTCTGCAAGAATCCGTCCTCAGAAAGAGAACGCGAATGGCACACTCTAGAT gggaaaaataaggggaggaaggcgtccaaGGCAACCATCGCTAGATGGCTAAGGATGGCGATATCTTCTTGTTATGACATCCAAGAGATTCCAGTACCATCAGGAATAAGGGCACATTCCACAAGAGCCGTATccacctcctgggcagagaaaagagGGGCCTCCTTAGAACAGATCTGCAAAGCAGCAACTTGGACTTCCTCTTCTACCTTCTCTAAACACTATAGACTTGACTTGCCCTCCTCGAAGGATCTGTCCTTCGGGAGAAAAGTGCTTCAAGCAGTGatccctccctaa